The Pseudomonas fluorescens genome segment CGGAAATTTGGCGATATCACCCATGTATTTCCAGTCGCGAATCTGCCCGTAACCTGGCGGCACCACGCCTGCGATCGTGTAAGGATTGCGTTCACTGCGATCGGCTTCGCCGTAACCGAACATCAACTCGTGTTCGCGACCGAGCAAGGTATAGGGTCCCGAGACATTGAAGTCATACGTCTTCATTTTCTGCGTGCCGATCATGTGTGACGTATAGGCCGTCATCCCGCTGCGGTCGTGCGCAGGGAACCCCGCGCCGCCGTAGTAGACCTTGCCGTCGGTATCGCTCTGGCGATGGGTGTAGGCCGCTTTCAGATGCCAGCCACCGGCCAGTGCCTGATCGAGAGTGGCGAAGGCCGTCTTGTCCTTGATCGGCCAGGAACTCCAGGACGTCGCCATGTTGGTCGAACGACCCAGGCCGGCCCTGCTGCCGTCGGCGTTCCAGTAGGGCACCGTGCCCCAGGAGCTGCCTTGCACCTGCTTGTCCTGATAGTCATAACCGACTGCCAGTACCGTCGACTCCGTCAGGTCGGCTTCGAGAATGCCGTAGCCGACTTCCCGTTGCAGGGCATATTTGTCGCGAAACGACTGGCTGTCGCGATAAGCCAGCACGCTGCGCCCGCGCAGACGGCCGTCGAAGGCAAGCGGCCCGCCCACATCCACGTAGCTGTAGTAATCGTCGTAACTGCCGCCGCTGACCCCGGCCAGCGCCTGCAATTGCGCGGTGGGGCGCTTGCGCACCATGTTGATCGTCGCCGAAGGATCACCGGCACCGGTGGTCAGGCCGGTGGCGCCGCGAACCACTTCGATCCGGTCGTAGATAATCGTGTCGGCGTCGGACTTCATCCGGCTGAAGGTGTTGAGCATCCCGTCGATCTGGAAGTTGTTGATCGGGTAGCCGCGTGCCGAATAGCTGACCCGGTCCGAGTCGTTGTGCTGGACCACCACGCCGGTGGTCTGGCTCATGGCCTCGGATAACGTGCCGAGCTTGAAATCGTCCATCTGCTGACGGGTGACCACGGACACCGATTGCGGGGTTTCCTTGATCGACAGGTTCAATCGCGTCGCCGTGTTCATGGCGCCAGTGGTGTAGGACGCAGTGTCTTCGGTGGTGCTGCCGAGACTTTCGGCGGTGACGCTGGTGGAGGCCAGTTCCAGTGCCGAGGCGGCGCTCTGCGGCTGTTTTTCAGCCTCGGTTTCAGCCAGCAGGTCGGGGCTCAGTGCTGCGCTGCACAGGCCCAGGGTGAGGGTCATGGAACGGGTGATGGGCGCGAACATCGCAGCCGACTCCTTGTCTTCGGGGGAAAATTTCCTTTGGTTCAAAGACGAAGGGGGAAAGGGCGATTTAGTGACAAGCGAGAAATATTGTCATTTCCAGGTGTTGCGAGGGCATGAAAAAAGGGCCGTTTCCGGCCCTTTCCAGGTTACTGCTTGACCACTTCTTTCGGTGCGTCCTCGGGCTTTTTCGGCTTCATCAGGCTGAAGTCGATCAAGGCGCGCTGTTCGCGTTCGTAAGGGTTGCCGATCAGCAGCGGACGCTGCTTGAAGCTGTCGCTGACCACGCTTTTGCTGCGGTCCAGTTCATCGAAACTCAAACCCGCCAGGTCCGCCCAGGTGTGGATCAGGTGCGCGCTGCTGTAAGGCCGGCTCAGATCCGCGGCAAAACTCCAGTAGTGGTTTTCGCGCCACTTCGGCGACGCCCAGGCCATGAACGGAATGGTGTACATCGGCGCGGTCGGTTTGTTTTCGTTACGACCCAGGGTGGTGTGGCCCGCCGAGTCGAACACGTCTTCACCGTGGTCGGAGAGGTACAGCAGGAAACCGTTCGGATCGGACTTGGCGTAGTCCTTGAT includes the following:
- a CDS encoding TonB-dependent siderophore receptor — protein: MFAPITRSMTLTLGLCSAALSPDLLAETEAEKQPQSAASALELASTSVTAESLGSTTEDTASYTTGAMNTATRLNLSIKETPQSVSVVTRQQMDDFKLGTLSEAMSQTTGVVVQHNDSDRVSYSARGYPINNFQIDGMLNTFSRMKSDADTIIYDRIEVVRGATGLTTGAGDPSATINMVRKRPTAQLQALAGVSGGSYDDYYSYVDVGGPLAFDGRLRGRSVLAYRDSQSFRDKYALQREVGYGILEADLTESTVLAVGYDYQDKQVQGSSWGTVPYWNADGSRAGLGRSTNMATSWSSWPIKDKTAFATLDQALAGGWHLKAAYTHRQSDTDGKVYYGGAGFPAHDRSGMTAYTSHMIGTQKMKTYDFNVSGPYTLLGREHELMFGYGEADRSERNPYTIAGVVPPGYGQIRDWKYMGDIAKFPDTVTGLTGSTSSTRQKAGYLATRLSFTDDLHAVLGSRYGSWKSSTSSTAFDDHLQVSGIDASRQQHNDMWTPYAGLLYDLTPEYTVYVSYTDIFNPQEYRDANRKFIEPVVGSNYEVGLKGSLLDERLNLATAVFWSKQDNVAELDDSVAPDPVTGEEFYKSGGKGNKVNGFEAEVSGEVLDGWNMTAGYTYTHAVNGEKNRANTNQPLNMLRLSTAYRLPGDWHALTVGGAVNWQSDVYGSSNRPVGRGTDGRIITERARISQGAYTVVKLMSRYEFDKHLSASLNVDNLFDKKYYDNVGFYNGVYWGDPRTVTLSLDWKL